In Miscanthus floridulus cultivar M001 chromosome 5, ASM1932011v1, whole genome shotgun sequence, one genomic interval encodes:
- the LOC136455009 gene encoding mitogen-activated protein kinase kinase kinase 20-like — MQKICSDFRVDLSKANIHFTNENVDGICADADPCCGLWWVPTTSQSPTRHAAGRKNRSSVQKDRADLAIHCRYNPATMSLGVDVDGRVARSPATGSLPARARGPRKNGREDEEERPGQRRARGGTGQGDCSSGVSFTNVVAYLHGEESLVHGDVKAANVVVSAEGRAKLADFGCARPAVGCCDGRPVAGSPAFMAPEVARGEEHGPPADVWALACTVIEMATGAAPWSDADDVYVAVHRIAYTDAVPETPAWLSSEAKDFLRVCLQRNPRQRPSAAQVLDHPFLVSAEPAKHGWTWATASPKSTLNVDLWDSDDDDEASESATGRISSLASPRSALPADWDSEDGWIDAHSEECYQPQVSEVAGAGFGRRSDETLDAAEVGLHVVDVDVEDGIRYPTCHVGVVEDFVKCQQRHSSLSVGGGIGLCLRPVACHQGKTVDRNSVVLVITNEKSSLILHKFGHFVTPSLVCIHNILFECKDVHCSKILFGERSLS; from the exons ATGCAGAAGATTTGCAGCGACTTCAGAGTTGACCTAAGTAAGGCAAACATCCATTTCACCAACGAAAACGTGGACGGAATATGCGCCGATGCGGATCCGTGCTGTGGCCTGTGGTGGGTGCCTACCACGTCCCAGTCTCCGACCCGTCACGCCGCAGGCCGGAAAAATCGGTCGAGTGTCCAGAAAGACAGGGCCGATTTGGCCATCCACTGCCGCTACAACCCCGCCACGATGTCCCTTGGCGTCGACGTCGACGGGCGCGTCGCGCGATCCCCCGCCACTGGCTCGCTTCCCGCAC GCGCGCGGGGTCCGAGGAAGAACGgaagggaggacgaggaggagagaCCGGGACAGAGACGCGCAAGAGGGGGGACAGGACAGGGGGATTGTTCATCGGGTGTTTCATTCACCAACGTCGTGGCCTACCTCCACGGGGAGGAGTCGCTCGTGCACGGTGACGTCAAGGCCGCCAACGTCGTGGTCAGCGCCGAAGGCCGGGCCAAGCTCGCCGACTTCGGCTGCGCCAGGCCGGCGGTGGGCTGCTGCGACGGCCGCCCCGTTGCTGGCTCCCCGGCGTTCATGGCGCCCGAGGTGGCCCGTGGCGAGGAGCATGGCCCGCCCGCCGACGTGTGGGCGCTCGCCTGCACCGTCATCGAGATGGCGACCGGCGCCGCGCCCTGGAGCGACGCCGACGACGTCTACGTGGCGGTTCACAGGATCGCATACACGGACGCCGTCCCGGAAACGCCCGCGTGGCTGTCGTCCGAGGCCAAGGACTTCCTGCGCGTGTGCCTGCAAAGAAACCCCCGGCAACGCCCCTCCGCCGCGCAGGTACTGGACCACCCGTTCCTCGTGTCCGCCGAGCCGGCAAAGCACGGCTGGACCTGGGCGACGGCGTCCCCCAAGAGCACACTCAACGTGGACTTATGGGATtccgatgacgacgacgaggcgTCTGAGAGCGCGACAGGAAGGATCAGCTCGCTGGCGAGCCCGCGCTCGGCCTTGCCGGCGGACTGGGACTCCGAGGATGGCTGGATCGATGCGCACAGCGAAGAATGTTACCAGCCCCAGGTCTCGGAGGTGGCTGGTGCAGGTTTTGGCCGCAGGAGTGATGAAACTCTCGACGCCGCCGAGGTAGGTCTCCACGTCGTTGACGTGGACGTGGAAGACGGCATTAGATATCCTACGTGCCATGTAGGAGTTGTTGAAGATTTCGTTAAGTGCCAGCAGAGACATTCGAGTTTGAGTGTAGGAGGCGGTATAGGGTTGTGCTTGCGCCCGGTTGCTTGTCACCAGGGCAAAACTGTGGATCGGAACTCGGTTGTCCTTGTAATCACAAATGAGAAATCAAGTTTGATTTTGCACAAATTTGGTCATTTCGTGACACCCTCTCTGGTCTGTATACACAACATTTTATTCGAGTGCAAAGATGTTCATTGTTCCAAAATCCTGTTCGGCGAACGATCGCTGAGCTAA